The following are from one region of the Rhipicephalus microplus isolate Deutch F79 chromosome 1, USDA_Rmic, whole genome shotgun sequence genome:
- the LOC142763011 gene encoding junction-mediating and -regulatory protein-like, with protein sequence MACEKYSRRGSVVECAACLVLLQLEQQALRGQCTLEEMEEEVYRSQLGIFDISLEMLKEEEDILRRQKDILDRAWQEELDEGIFYDAVEERDQIEDKLEMENSGPMSRRDRLKLRLNRLYRKRAILRNKRKACIAEHQKKVKRKGEKKNRIKQHHAVHMRREEIRKTLEMNHERIDSERRKTLERLREYKKKYQNGKRNADGTLLEPSEERISRSPSPRSPRQSSKLQNGTAADKRKAFKNSSENTKTKKDDLSLPVPPSLPPPAVQLPPPPPPPPPPPPPPPLMPALTPAALNPIPLTALKKPGPKQDLSKPNQAL encoded by the exons ATGGCATGTGAGAAGTATAGCAGAAGAGGGAGTGTAGTAGAATGTGCAGCATGTCTTGTTCTGCTGCAGCTGGAACAGCAGGCATTGCGCGGTCAGTGCACGCTGGAGGAAATGGAAGAAGAGGTGTACCGTTCTCAGCTGGGCATATTCGATATAAGCTTGGAGATGctcaaggaggaggaggacaTACTGCGAAGACAGAAGGACATCCTCGATCGCGCTTGGCAAG AGGAGCTGGATGAGGGCATCTTTTATGATGCAGTCGAGGAACGAGATCAGATTGAGGATAAACTTGAGATGGAGAACAGTGGCCCCATGTCGAGGCGAGACCGACTCAAGCTTCGTCTCAACAGGCTTTACAGAAAGCGAGCCATCCTCAGAAACAAGCGG AAAGCCTGCATTGCTGAACACCAGAAAAAGGTAAAGAGAAAGGGAGAAAAGAAGAATCGTATCAAGCAGCATCACGCTGTCCATATG AGACGAGAAGAGATACGCAAGACGTTGGAGATGAATCACGAACGCATTGATAGTGAGCGCAGGAAGACACTGGAAAGGCTCAGGGAATACAAAAAG AAATATCAAAATGGCAAAAGAAATGCTGATGGCACTCTGCTGGAGCCTAGTGAAGAGCGGATATCgaggtcaccatctccgaggagccCAAGGCAGAGCTCAAAACTCCAGAATGGCACTGCAGCGGACAAAAGAAAAGCATTCAAAAACTCCTCCGAAAACACCAAGACCAAGAAGGATGACCTGTCTCTGCCTGTACCCCCTTCATTACCACCGCCTGCTGTGCAACtcccaccgccaccaccgcctCCTCCTCCACCGCCTCCGCCACCACCACTGATGCCAGCATTAACG